A single genomic interval of Oceanithermus profundus DSM 14977 harbors:
- a CDS encoding CAP domain-containing protein → MARWLALLVLLGAALAQTPLELEAFRLTNEARKAHGLGALAWDDAAYRAARAHALDMLERGFFDHVNPDGLGPAERMWAAGVLEVTVGENLAYYEGYTPEYAAGVVVDDWLRSPPHRKNLLKPEFTHLGLALVQKGDRIAVVQNFVARPFRVWVWQTPSQKREGRLSYRGSARATVGVFVDGAFVTALQPPRWSGELDVDPQSEVSLGLWNGGRYLLACAFTLPATGCRHPRIEWSARYTERTVASVKLQLGLPPGEHWLAYGPEPRLFRRVQGDAVVEVPLSWRVVWVGTPQKDKIEYTHRIPLLGSTAEPLQKGARP, encoded by the coding sequence ATGGCTAGGTGGCTGGCGCTGCTGGTGCTGTTGGGAGCGGCGCTGGCGCAGACACCGCTCGAGCTCGAAGCCTTCCGGCTCACCAACGAGGCCCGCAAGGCGCACGGCCTCGGCGCGCTCGCCTGGGACGACGCCGCCTACCGCGCGGCCCGCGCGCACGCGCTCGACATGCTCGAGCGCGGCTTCTTCGACCACGTCAACCCCGACGGCCTGGGCCCCGCCGAGCGCATGTGGGCCGCGGGGGTGCTCGAGGTCACCGTCGGGGAGAACCTGGCCTACTACGAGGGCTACACCCCGGAGTACGCCGCAGGCGTGGTCGTGGACGACTGGCTCCGCAGCCCGCCGCACCGCAAGAACCTGCTCAAACCCGAGTTCACCCACCTGGGGCTGGCCCTGGTTCAGAAGGGCGACCGCATCGCCGTGGTGCAGAACTTCGTCGCCCGCCCTTTCCGCGTCTGGGTCTGGCAGACCCCCTCGCAAAAACGCGAGGGGCGGCTCAGCTACCGCGGAAGCGCCCGGGCGACCGTGGGGGTGTTCGTGGACGGCGCGTTCGTGACGGCGTTGCAACCGCCCCGCTGGAGCGGGGAGCTGGACGTGGATCCGCAGAGCGAGGTCAGCCTCGGCCTCTGGAACGGCGGACGCTACCTGCTGGCCTGCGCGTTCACCCTTCCCGCGACCGGGTGCCGCCACCCCCGCATCGAGTGGAGCGCCCGCTACACGGAGCGGACCGTCGCGAGCGTCAAGCTGCAGCTGGGGCTGCCGCCGGGCGAGCACTGGCTGGCCTACGGTCCTGAGCCACGGCTCTTCCGCCGCGTGCAGGGCGACGCGGTGGTCGAGGTGCCCTTGAGCTGGCGGGTCGTATGGGTGGGAACGCCCCAAAAAGATAAGATAGAATATACCCATAGGATTCCGCTTCTGGGAAGCACCGCGGAACCGCTGCAGAAAGGAGCTCGACCGTGA
- a CDS encoding DMT family transporter has translation MDLTTLSALAFTLVLWASAFAGIRAGLEGYGPAHLALLRFLVASSTLVVYAALARVRPPRRADLGRIALLGFLGITVYHVALNYGELTVSAGAASLLIASGPIFTALLAVFFLGERLTPLGWAGIGLGFAGVALIALGEGGGLRFSPGAFWIVLAAFSTSLYFVFQKPLHGRYTPLEVTAYTLWAGTLWMLPLLPGLPAELAAAPPAATWSVVYLGVGPGALAYVAWTFALSRAPASRVTSFLYLSPALAIVIAWVWLGEWPSLLAVVGGAVAIVGVLVTQYAGRAPASRGIS, from the coding sequence ATGGACCTCACCACCCTCTCCGCCCTTGCGTTCACCCTGGTGCTGTGGGCCTCGGCCTTCGCGGGCATCCGCGCGGGGCTGGAAGGGTACGGTCCCGCGCACCTGGCGCTGCTCCGTTTCCTGGTCGCCTCGTCCACCCTGGTCGTCTACGCGGCGCTGGCGCGCGTCCGGCCGCCCCGGCGCGCTGACCTGGGCCGCATTGCCCTGCTGGGCTTCCTGGGGATCACCGTCTACCACGTCGCCCTCAACTACGGCGAGCTCACCGTCAGCGCAGGCGCGGCGAGCCTGCTCATCGCCTCGGGCCCGATCTTCACCGCCCTGCTCGCCGTCTTCTTCCTCGGCGAGCGGCTCACGCCCCTGGGATGGGCGGGCATCGGGCTGGGCTTCGCCGGCGTGGCCCTGATCGCCTTGGGGGAGGGGGGCGGACTGCGCTTCAGTCCGGGCGCGTTCTGGATCGTCCTCGCCGCTTTCTCCACGAGCCTCTACTTCGTCTTCCAGAAGCCCCTGCACGGGCGCTACACGCCGCTCGAGGTGACCGCCTACACCCTCTGGGCGGGTACGCTCTGGATGCTGCCGCTGCTGCCCGGCCTGCCCGCCGAGCTGGCCGCGGCGCCCCCTGCGGCGACCTGGAGCGTCGTCTACCTGGGGGTGGGCCCCGGGGCGCTGGCCTACGTCGCCTGGACCTTCGCCCTCAGCCGCGCGCCGGCTTCGCGGGTGACCAGCTTCCTCTACCTCTCGCCTGCGCTGGCCATCGTCATCGCCTGGGTCTGGCTGGGCGAATGGCCCAGCCTGCTGGCCGTGGTCGGCGGTGCGGTGGCCATCGTGGGGGTGCTGGTGACGCAGTACGCAGGACGTGCGCCCGCTTCGCGCGGTATAAGCTGA
- the cimA gene encoding citramalate synthase produces the protein MGRVTILDTLLRDGALSEGVSFTPEDKIEILQLLDRLEIPYLEAGWPYQWPEDLEVFERARELDLKGRLVAFGSTRRPETDPDRDPNLRALLKAETDTVHIYGKAWSLHVEKVLRTTLEENLAMVRETVAYLKELGKEVIFTAEHFYDGCRHDRGYSLEVAAAAVKGGADILVLGDSVGASLMHEVAKGIRSVKEAHPDVVVGFHGHNDMGLAVANAIAAVEAGAEHVQGTIGGYGARTGMTDLSTLIPILKLKMGIDVVSDEALRNLTPVTRAIVNKIGVGDLDYHPFVGYKVFAHRTHSHIAAVLSDPETYEPIPPEAVGNERRLLLPGIARASYLESLAQRLGVDLTGDSAANQRIREELLRLEEAGYTYEDAEASLELVLGKLTGRFHPAMTVERLRLFEVIRGKHQPVVEASLRIQLGSHDEYVAAEGTGPVTTLFEVLLGALREVRSELGPLEDYVCGIKLAAVRVRTFYPRGKQELRARVTVTFSDGARTWSTIGISRDLIQATWQALFDGIEYGLYTKAEAEGIEPPLFK, from the coding sequence ATGGGACGGGTCACGATTCTGGACACGCTGCTCCGCGACGGAGCCCTCTCCGAAGGGGTGAGCTTCACCCCTGAGGACAAGATCGAGATCCTGCAGCTCCTCGATCGGCTCGAGATCCCCTACCTGGAGGCCGGCTGGCCCTACCAGTGGCCCGAAGACCTGGAGGTCTTCGAGCGCGCCCGCGAACTGGACCTGAAGGGCCGGCTCGTGGCCTTCGGATCCACGCGCCGCCCCGAGACCGACCCCGACCGTGACCCGAACCTGCGGGCGCTGCTCAAGGCCGAGACCGACACCGTGCACATCTACGGCAAGGCCTGGAGCCTGCACGTGGAGAAGGTACTGCGCACCACGCTGGAGGAGAACCTGGCGATGGTGCGCGAGACCGTCGCCTACCTGAAGGAGCTGGGCAAAGAGGTCATCTTCACGGCCGAGCACTTCTACGACGGCTGCCGGCACGACCGCGGCTACTCGCTCGAGGTGGCCGCGGCGGCCGTGAAGGGCGGCGCCGACATCCTGGTGCTGGGCGATTCCGTAGGGGCTTCGCTGATGCACGAGGTCGCCAAGGGGATCCGCTCGGTCAAGGAGGCCCACCCCGACGTGGTGGTGGGGTTCCACGGACACAACGACATGGGCCTCGCCGTCGCCAACGCCATCGCCGCGGTGGAGGCGGGCGCCGAGCACGTGCAGGGCACGATCGGCGGCTACGGGGCGCGCACCGGCATGACCGACCTTTCCACGCTGATTCCCATCCTCAAGCTCAAGATGGGGATCGACGTCGTCTCCGACGAAGCGCTTCGGAACCTGACGCCGGTCACCCGGGCGATCGTCAACAAGATCGGGGTGGGCGACCTCGACTACCACCCCTTCGTGGGGTACAAGGTCTTCGCCCACCGCACCCACTCGCACATCGCCGCCGTGCTCAGCGACCCCGAGACCTACGAGCCGATCCCGCCCGAGGCGGTGGGCAACGAGCGCCGGCTGCTGCTGCCCGGCATCGCCCGGGCCAGCTACCTCGAGTCGCTGGCGCAGCGCCTGGGGGTGGACCTGACGGGCGACTCGGCCGCCAACCAGCGTATCCGCGAGGAGCTCTTGCGGCTCGAGGAGGCCGGCTACACCTACGAGGATGCCGAGGCCAGCCTCGAGCTGGTGCTGGGCAAGCTGACCGGGCGTTTCCACCCCGCGATGACGGTGGAGCGCCTGCGCCTCTTCGAGGTGATCCGGGGCAAGCACCAACCGGTCGTCGAGGCCAGCCTGCGCATCCAGCTGGGCTCGCACGACGAGTACGTGGCCGCCGAGGGCACCGGCCCGGTGACCACGCTCTTCGAAGTGCTGCTGGGGGCGTTGCGCGAGGTGCGCAGTGAGCTGGGCCCCCTCGAGGACTACGTCTGCGGCATCAAGCTCGCCGCCGTGCGGGTGCGCACCTTCTACCCGCGCGGCAAGCAGGAGCTGCGGGCGCGGGTCACGGTCACCTTCAGCGACGGCGCGCGCACCTGGAGCACGATCGGCATCAGCCGCGACCTGATCCAGGCGACCTGGCAGGCGCTCTTCGACGGCATCGAGTACGGCCTCTACACCAAGGCGGAAGCCGAGGGCATCGAACCGCCCTTGTTCAAGTAG